In the Oncorhynchus nerka isolate Pitt River linkage group LG6, Oner_Uvic_2.0, whole genome shotgun sequence genome, ATGTCATGTTCACGGTGGAATTCATGTTTCTATTCAAGTTGGGCCAAATGCCAACTATTCCATCATGCATCTGACTCACGTCTGAGTTGTTCTTCCATTAGCTTTGCATACTTCTTCCAAGACTTGCGGTCAGATGCATTGAAGGCGATCTCATAGTGCCCATCCAGTTGTGGGGACATCGTCATACCTGCCAAAGGAAACCCATAGACAGTCAACTGTGCTTACGTTCAGATAGAATGGACAGATAGAAGGATGGaggagtgatagagggatagaatgACAGAGAAATAGGGAGTTGTGGGGTAGAGTTTATATTTACCTGGTGGCATCACCCTGTCGTTGTGGGTTGGATGGTAGGGGCTGATAGACAGCATGAGGCACCACATACAGGCACCAAACATGGCTGCCAGGAATGCATACAGTGCCGTGTAGAAGAGGATGATCAGAACTAGAAGGAGGTAACATGGATGGCAGATAAAGAGAATGAATTCAAACCAGTCATTATAACTCAATTTCATGGAGATGACGAGAAGAACGGCGAGGGTAACAGTGGTTATGGCTATCAGcgtgatttggaaagacacaagCACAGCATCAGAACAGAAAGTCATTGATTTGAATTGCCTATATAATGAAGTATAATGAATCCCCTGTTATTATGTTGGAAGTTGGAATTGTCTGGGCTGTCTAGACACTCCTAATGGCTTTGCTCAGGATGCTCACTATTGTGTTAATTAAACCAATACAAAAGAGTTGTCTCTCCAAGTCTGCAAATGGGAATCACTCCAATCAGTTTGTATTTTGTTACGAAATATATTTGTTAACAAACTCATTCACATTATCTGAACTATATGAAAAAAAGCAAACCCTGGGAACTGCCATTGTTCTCCCCCGATTGCAATTAGTCCATTAGCAACTAATCAAACCCAAACGTGCCCTAAACTAAAGGCTTTTACTGCGCAGGCAATTTCACAGGAGACTAGTTGCAGCCAGCCTTGCGTCCCCTGAGCCCACAAAGGCCTTACTGTTTGAGCTCAGTGAGAATTCACCCAGCAGTCCTTTCACTCAGGAACACAGTGAACCTCCGGTTGCCATCGTAGTGACGGTCTTTTGCAGCCATAGAACCATGGCCAGCTCCAAGTAGCCCCAATCACCCCACTCTGTTAATGTGTCCCCCTCTCACACTCCTCTCACACAGGAGACACATCACAGACTTCAAACTCAGTCCCCTCTCCTTTCTTGCCAGGGGGCACATGGGGCCCCATTCCTTCACAAGTGTGCATACATTGCTTTCTGAAACTATCGCTCCTTTTCCTGAGCCTGGCCTTTTGTCTTCTGTATTACTGGGCACGATGATGAAAAAACAGCAAGTTTTCAGCTTCTGACGTTTTCAGGAGGAACATGCTCTTTCTTGAGACATTTTTCAAAGCTTGGCTCCTTGGACTGCTCTCGTATGGTAGAGTTCAAACCCAAACGCGTCACATAGCAACAAGGCTGTCGGATCAAGAGCCCTGCTCCATCATCACTGATTCAACAAGCCCCAGGAAACAGCCTCTGAAACCACAGGAAACAGCCTCTGCCAAGAAAGTTTGTCTGACGACTGCGCCGAACAGTCACTTGTCTACTCCCTATGTGTTCGCCTGTGACCGTGAGGCCGCGAGCACGCTAGGGTCAAATGCAGAGTTCACGGGAGCTTTGGGAAAGAGGCAGTGGAAAGCCAGGTGAGGGGTATGGGGAATGTGATTCCTGGCCAGTGCGCTGCCCGGAACAGCACACTCCCGCTGGGAATCCGTCCCCAGGCAGCCTTGTTTTTGTCCACATCGGGACAGAGTTGTCTGTGCACCTATGTAAACATGAAGCTcggggacacacacactcacagtccaGTGAACAGAGGCGAGGAACGAGGCCCCCCCCATTTAcagcccatcccagcccatcAGCCAAAAACAATAAGCCACAAAACCACCACTTTTGCTTCAACCATTGGCGATTAACATTGTAATGATTACAAATGAGAGAGGTTAATGGCtctataaagaggttaagtaccAATGTGTCAGTAGACCTAATGTTGCAGTTTTGAACACTGCATAATGTACACGCTTTAGCTGTTATCTTGGGGGTGGAATATTTTGTGTGATATGATATGTAAGCGCAACATGCAGTTCTGCTACTACTGAGCACTTCTACTTACACCAGCTATGCCCAGTGCGGCCCATGAACTCTCTGGTCTCTGCGTTCCACAGATATGTCTTCACATCGCCTGCTTTCTCGTGGAGCGTTCTCTTAGGTTTGGGCTTGGGCTTCCATTTCTCAAAGTTCAGGTCTTCCTGCTCCAGAGGTTGATGTTCTATCAACTCCTCCTGCACCTCTTCCAAGGCCTCTGACACTGCGTTCTTTCCAGGCGGCGCCTCTGCAGACTGGCACAAGGAATAAATAGAGGGAGAAAAGGAAGGTAAGAATCACCCCAGTCCGACTTTGCCTTGCCACGATGTTGTCAATCAATATCTATTGGTTCTAACTCATTATAGAAAGCCATTTTTGGATTATTATAATCAGCCATGTTTTTAGGTTAAGCGCCATGAATATTTTTATATAAAGACTGTTATTCCCTATTTATCGAGTAAATGCAATTTTCCAAAACAGCATGACATCCGCTGTAGCAACGCTCCTCCACGATGGTCCTGTCCCATTATGTTTCGTAGTCCTCTTTGGGAGGGCTCTCCTCCTCGAGGTTGACCTTCCTGCTTGGAGCAACAGCTGCATCCAAGCTGGAGGGTCACGACGACAGCCAGATGTAAAACACTGATTCTCAGCATAGAGAGGCCCAAGAAAGATCCCCAGTGGTCAGTGAAACCCCCTGGGGTTTTAAGAATGTCACTTTCTTAATGAAGTGGAGTTTTTAAGAACATTTTCTATGGCTTTGTTGTATGATCAAATGCACTTTTTAAAAAATCATCCTGTTATTTGCAGATGGATCAATTACTGGTAGGCCTTCTGGATGTTTAAAGAATCCAAATCAGAACTAGATCTGATATATGGAATGCAGGTTTGATGGGTTAACAGTTACAGGCAGATAgggattttattttattatattctGACATAAATGGGTAAGAACTGAATGAATTATTAATTAAATCCATGAGGTATGGTACCCCAATCCTCTTGCAAGGTGCACTTGTAGACAGCAGAATGAGTCCCAGAAATCAATTAGTTTTCAAGTCATCCTCTGTTTTCTAAAGTGGACTTACTGGATTTGGTGAGTAGTTTCCATGGTGCTCTTCCTCAGCCCCTCCCGCCGTAGAAATGGGCTCCATGATTCTTCACAGAGAGAAAGGTACTTGTTAAACCAATCACATCTACTACCTTCTCCAAGGAATTAAAGCGGCACATCCTAACATCCTTAGAAAGTAATACAAGTCCATTGCACCCACTGTTTCCGACATTTTTGCGTGAGGTCTACCAAATAACTTTGAAAAACCATTTCAAATGTTTTTATCCACAATTGATTTTGGCACAGCTCCAGGGTGTGATttccccaaaatatatatattttttaaacggtCAAACGAACATACCTGAGTTTTCTTTAGCAGGGAAAGTTCTTTGAGTGTCTTGAATCCCTCTTGACCCTAAGTAGAACGAATTCTAAATTGGTCAAAAATAAATGTGGGATTTCATTAGAAAGTTTTACGCACACAAGGGGAGCCGGGCAAAGAAGCTCCTCACAGCTAGGCGAGCATCATAGTGAATGAGTGCATACTGAAAAGAGGAACAcgggggggaaggggggggggctcgtgggagagagggagcaatGTCTTTTTTTAATCCCAGACGAACTTTTGGCAACAGTGTAGGGGCCGATGTACGGCATTCTGCACACGCACACCAGTGTCACATTGTCTGTTGAGTTGAACTGAGACTCAGGCATAGACGCAGCGCACCGAAAATACTATTTCTATGTTATTCCCAACATGCTACTGTCTGTCAATCACTGTCGTGCTTAAAGCTGCATTAACTGTTTTTAAATTAATAATGTATCTATTTTTGTGCTTTTTAAATGGCCACTGCTTGTTGTAGGCTATGCTAAATGTAATGCAACGAGTAAATTCCAATAGTGTGATCCTCTGGGCCTAATATGGTAATATATTCGTTCTTCCAGGTTTCCTCAAACTGCTCCCTTTCATTGTGATCTGCGCTAATAGGTCCTAAACCTAATCATGACGCATATAGCACCTATTAGGGCAGATCACAATGAAAGGAGCAGTTTGAGGAAACCTGGAAGAACGAATAGATTACTCAGAGGTTAGGCCATCAAGATTATAGCAGTTAATGGTAACAATTTTGAATGTTGACATTGGGTGGCGCTCGAACGTCTCCAAATTGCTAGCCTATCCTACTCCACTCTTGCTTATTATGAGCCTTTTTATCAGCTAATGTCTTCCTGTCTGATCAAAATAACGGTTATATTCTAATGACTGTATATAACAATAATAAAGACGAATACAAAAAAGCAGAAACTAAATACATCTATATATTTTGGCTATAAGTAGGCTATATGAAAATGTTCAGCTAATAAATTGAGATAAAATAAGCCTACGATTATTTTAGGACTGATTTAAATGAGTTAATGTCCTGAGTGTGACTGTGACTGGAGCGTGGTGCATGCGTAAAACTGTGCACCTATTGACGCTCCGCGGTTCACGACGGATGAAGACAGTAGAGAGTGGACATGTCAATAGACACTAATGTAAAAGAGACAGCCACGGACGTGGCGCGGGGAGGTCTGCTATTAGAGAATGCCACTGCAATCAAATGTCACGCGTGCATTAGCTCTTAGCAGTAAACACGTTTTTGTTCCGCTTGTTTTGTGTCTAGTTTTAACCTTGAATCATAATTTTGGGCCTATATTCAGCTCCCGCGGTTAATTAGAAAATGCCTCTTGTACAGAATCAACAAGCCGGAATCATTTTGACAGAAACTCCTATAGGTACAGTATGTATGCGCGAGGTCAACCGCATGGTTACAGCAAAAATGATAGGCTACTTGGGGCAATATATttttgtctgtagcctactggttagtaTGGCTAATGTAGGTTACATTGGACTGGCTGACTGTTTTTCTTTTTTGTGGGTTTGTCAAAATCCTGAAGAAAGGTACAATTTGTCACATTGTCAGGATAAATAGATAGGATGTAATACTAACTCTGTGGGAATTAAATGTGTTTGACACGAGCAGGGCAGTTCTTGATTAATATGGGAAAGCCGCTAGTTTACAttagatagatacagtatattTCTGTTCTTTTTGCTCGGGCCACTGCAGGTGCAGCCATGCAGCATTAGATACAGCGATTATGTATTTGTTACTTTGCCAACAACATTCACACACCCACGGCACGTTACATTGTATTTGTGTTTCTTACAAAGTAGTTCTATAAGATGTTATTACCATGCAATTATTCATTAATTACATGGTTATAACAACACGTGCACCTGATTCGACATCAGACAATTCGAGCGCTTAGGACACATTAATTTTTTGTCGAAATTTAGTTCTTTAAATAGTCTTGTTATGTTCAATTCTCTAACTATATAGCATTCTAAATACCCCAAATCATGTTGTTAAAGACAAAATAATACTAGATAAAGCCAGTATTATCAAAAATGTATGCTACCGTGAATCGTCACATTGAATCGATAATGTTAATAATGAGAAACAAATTATCAATGTCTAGATGATAATATATTTTAACTACACATGCATGCATTTTGAATGGAATGGAGCAAGGGGAACGACAGGGTTAGTTTAATCAAGGCTTTAGATTCCTTGGTTTATTACACAGCTAACCATAATACACTCCTATTGATATTGCCCTATCAGTTGAAGAGTGTATTATGACTTACACAGGAATACTACTGTCAAAAACTATATTAGTACAATCCCCAAAAAGTGGTATATTGAGGGTATCTAGAGGTATATTGAGGCGATATAGAGGTTTGTTGAGGGTATATATaggtacactacattaccaaaagtatgtggatacctgctcaacaaacatctcattccaaaatcatgggcattaacatggagttggtcgcccctttgctgctataacagcctccacacttctgggaaagctttccactagatgttggaacattgctgatgggagtttcttccattcagtcacaagagcattagtgaggtagggcactgatgttgggctttTATGCCTGGCTtgtagtcggcgttccaattcattcccAAGGTGTTAGATGGAGttgaggtaagggctctgtgcaggccagtcaagttcttccacaccgatctcaacaaagcatttctgtatggacGTCACTTTGTGcaaatgtaacagtatagactttacgtccgtcccctcgccccgaaccagggacgctccgcacacgtcaacagtcacccttgaagcatcgttacccatcgctccacaaaagccacggctcttgcagagcaaggggaaccactacttcaaggtctcagagcaagtgacgtcaccgattgaaacgccactactgcgcaccaccgctaactagctagccatttcacatcggctacactcccccttttgacctcctcctctttccgcagcaaccagtgatccgggtcacggcaccaatgtaacagtatagactttatgtccgtcccctcgccccgacctgggcgcgaaccagggatgctctgcacacgtcaacagtcaccctcgaagcatcattacccatcgctccacaaaagccgcggctcttgcagagcaaggggaaccactacttcaaggtctcagagcaagtgacgtcaccgattgaaatgccactagtgcgcaccaccgctaactagctagccatttcacatcggctaaacaaagggcattgtcatgctgaaacaggaaagggccttcctcaaactgccactaagttggaagcacagaatcatctagaatgtattgtatgctgtagcattaatatttcccttcactggaactaaggggcctagcccgtaCCATGAAAAACAGTGTCAGACCATCATTCCTctaccaccaaactttacagttgacactgcattcgggcaggtagcgtttctcctggcatccgccaaacccagattagtccccCGGACTACCAGATGGTGCGACTCCAGgtaacgcgtttccactgctccagagtctaatggcggcaagctttaaaCCACGCCAGCCGACCCTTGGTATTGCTCGTGGtagtcttaggcttgtgtgcggctgctcggccattgaaccccatttcatgaagctcccgacgaacagttcatgtgctgacgttgcttccagaggctgtttggaactcgatagtgaatgttgcaaccgaggacagacgatttttacgcgctatgcacttcagcactcgacGGTCCCGTTCCacgagcttgtgtggcctaccacttcgcagctgagctgttgttgctcctagacatttccacttcacaataacagcacttacagttgacctggacagctctagcagggcagaaatttgacaaactgacttgttgaaaaggtgacgtccaatgacggtgccacattgaaagtcactgagctcttcagtaaagccattctactgccaatgtttgtctatggagattgcatgtttGTGTACTCGatttatacatctgtcagcaacgggtgtggctgaaatagccgaatcaactaatttgaaagggtgtccatatagttttgtatatatagtgtgtattgaGGGTATATACAGGTATATTGGCAGTATATACAGATATATTGATGGTATATAGAGGTATATTGACAGTGTATACAGGTATATTGAGGGTATATAGAGGTATATTGAAGGTATATATAGGTATATTGTGgttatatagaggtgtatatacaggtacagtgcattcggaaagtattaagaTCCCTTGTATTTTTCCAAATTttttatattacagccttattctaaaagtgaTTAAATTAAAACATTAcctcatcaatgtacacacaaagccccataatgacaaagacatttttgtaaatgtataaaaacaaaaaaacagaaatacattatttacgtaagtattcagaccctttgctacgagactccAAATTGAgttcgggtgcatcctgtttccattgatcatccttgagatgtttctaaaacttgattggacaccacctgtggtaaattcaattgattggacatgatttggaaaggcacacacctgtctatacaaggtcccacatttgacagtaagagcaaaaacaaagtaatgaggtcgaaggaattgtccatagagctccgagataggattgtgtcaaggcacagatctggggaagggtaccaattaTTATTGTTAATTATAAATTTTTTAGGtggtgctttgttt is a window encoding:
- the LOC115130848 gene encoding protein ATP1B4, with the translated sequence MEPISTAGGAEEEHHGNYSPNPSAEAPPGKNAVSEALEEVQEELIEHQPLEQEDLNFEKWKPKPKPKRTLHEKAGDVKTYLWNAETREFMGRTGHSWFLIILFYTALYAFLAAMFGACMWCLMLSISPYHPTHNDRVMPPGMTMSPQLDGHYEIAFNASDRKSWKKYAKLMEEQLRPYNDAVQEQRNIQCPQDAYFMQDEQGESAEKKACQFKRSWLGECSGLQDPHFGFSQGKPCILLRMNRILGYLPGHGTPVNVTCGVKKGAPESLGELQFFPKSIFNLMYYPYYGKLRHVNYTAPVVAVRFNGLQYDTHIVVKCKLNGKGIINDSPTDRFLGSVSFSFDVGA